A portion of the Micromonospora tarapacensis genome contains these proteins:
- the serC gene encoding phosphoserine transaminase gives MADAPTIRIPDEIKPADGRFGCGPSKVRPAAVSALAEVATSYLGTSHRQRTVRDQVARLRSGIAQFFALPEGYEVIIGNGGTTAFWEVATFGLIRDRAQFASFGEFGAKFAKAVTDAPFLGEPTVRRSEAGSAPALVAEAGVDVYATPHNETSTGVAVPIGRVAGADPGSLLLVDATSGAGGLEVNVGETDVYYFAPQKCFGSDGGLWLALMSPAALERATEVKASGRYIPAFLDLVTAIDNSRLEQTYNTPALATIFLAAEQTEWMNSQGGLAWAAKRTAESAAIVYGWAERSSVATPFVTDPTLRSNVVATIDFADGVDAAAIAKALRANGIVDTEPYRKLGRNQLRVALFPAVEPADVEALTASIDYLVERL, from the coding sequence GTGGCTGACGCACCGACCATCCGGATTCCCGACGAGATCAAGCCTGCCGACGGCCGCTTCGGCTGCGGGCCGTCCAAGGTACGTCCGGCGGCGGTATCCGCGCTCGCCGAGGTGGCGACCAGCTACCTGGGCACCTCGCACCGGCAGCGGACCGTCCGCGACCAGGTGGCCCGGCTGCGCTCCGGCATCGCACAGTTCTTCGCCCTCCCCGAGGGCTACGAGGTGATCATCGGCAACGGCGGCACCACCGCGTTCTGGGAGGTCGCCACGTTCGGCCTGATCCGTGACCGGGCACAGTTCGCCAGCTTCGGCGAATTCGGCGCGAAGTTCGCCAAGGCCGTCACGGACGCGCCGTTCCTCGGCGAGCCCACGGTCCGCCGGTCCGAGGCGGGCAGCGCGCCGGCCCTGGTCGCCGAGGCCGGTGTGGACGTCTATGCCACCCCGCACAACGAGACCTCGACCGGCGTGGCGGTGCCCATCGGCCGGGTGGCCGGCGCCGACCCCGGCTCGCTGCTGCTTGTCGACGCCACCTCCGGCGCCGGTGGGCTGGAGGTCAACGTCGGCGAGACCGACGTGTACTACTTCGCCCCGCAGAAGTGCTTCGGCTCCGACGGCGGGCTCTGGCTGGCCCTGATGTCGCCGGCCGCGCTGGAGCGCGCCACCGAGGTCAAGGCGTCGGGCCGGTACATCCCGGCGTTCCTCGACCTGGTCACCGCGATCGACAACTCGCGGCTGGAGCAGACGTACAACACCCCGGCGCTGGCCACCATCTTCCTCGCCGCCGAGCAGACCGAGTGGATGAACTCCCAGGGCGGCCTGGCCTGGGCGGCCAAGCGCACGGCCGAGAGCGCCGCAATCGTGTACGGCTGGGCCGAGCGCTCGTCCGTCGCCACCCCGTTCGTCACCGACCCGACGCTGCGCTCCAATGTGGTCGCCACCATCGACTTCGCCGACGGTGTGGACGCCGCCGCGATCGCCAAGGCGCTGCGCGCCAACGGCATCGTGGACACCGAGCCGTACCGCAAGCTGGGCCGCAACCAGCTGCGGGTCGCGCTCTTCCCGGCCGTCGAGCCGGCCGACGTCGAGGCGCTGACCGCGTCCATCGACTACCTCGTCGAGCGGCTGTAG
- a CDS encoding MarR family winged helix-turn-helix transcriptional regulator, producing the protein MTERTVTAHSMPPAQLALQLRDAITRLNRRVRQARPVGDLTVTQLSALTSLRLAGALTPRELADVERVQPPTMTKIVAKLEERGLVQRTPHPTDGRQVILATTEGGRAVLDQFERVRDEWLARRLTELSDADREILHHAAEILQRLSRA; encoded by the coding sequence GTGACGGAGCGGACGGTGACGGCTCACAGCATGCCACCGGCGCAGCTGGCCCTTCAGCTGCGTGATGCGATCACCCGGCTCAACCGGCGGGTCCGCCAGGCCCGGCCGGTCGGCGACCTCACGGTCACCCAGCTGTCCGCGCTCACCAGCCTCCGGCTGGCGGGCGCGCTCACGCCGCGAGAGCTCGCCGACGTCGAACGGGTGCAGCCACCGACGATGACCAAGATCGTCGCGAAGCTGGAGGAACGCGGCCTCGTGCAGCGCACCCCGCACCCGACCGACGGTCGGCAGGTCATCCTCGCGACGACCGAGGGGGGCCGGGCCGTGCTCGACCAGTTCGAGCGGGTCCGGGACGAGTGGCTGGCCCGCCGGCTGACCGAGCTGAGCGACGCCGACCGGGAGATCCTGCACCACGCCGCGGAGATTCTCCAGCGACTCTCCCGAGCCTGA
- a CDS encoding MFS transporter — translation MSATNRLREQRRWAIDLRPLRVPTYRRLWLGNAIAMFGFQFTAVAVPVEMYALTRDSFWVGLLGVAAFVPLLVFGLWGGAVADAIDRRRVLLGGSVLLWVSVLGLLAQALLGVGSPVLLLALVALSSVSFAIAGPARAALVGRLVPAELVPAATTLNFTTAMATAVLGPLAAGLILAIWDLGIALPIAYAVDATLLAALVWAAVRLPAMPPEPDPDGAPRQAGLRSIVDGVRYLAGSPVLLLSFAVDLIAMVFAFPRALFPEVATERFGGGAAVGWLYSSIAIGSLLAGLVSGWIGRARRQGLVLVLSVVGWGLAVALAGLARQLWLVVALLVLAGAADLVSSVVRQSLLIVYAPDRMRGRLQGVNTVVVAGGPRLGDLRAGAMAAGFGSGVAWVGGGLAAAALAVLLAVAFPALLRYRPSAGSGARRA, via the coding sequence GTGAGCGCGACGAACCGGCTGCGCGAGCAGCGCCGCTGGGCGATCGACCTGCGCCCGCTGCGGGTGCCGACGTACCGGCGGCTGTGGCTCGGCAACGCCATCGCGATGTTCGGTTTCCAGTTCACCGCGGTCGCGGTGCCGGTGGAGATGTACGCGCTGACCCGGGACTCGTTCTGGGTCGGCCTGCTCGGCGTGGCTGCCTTCGTGCCGCTGCTGGTCTTCGGGCTGTGGGGCGGCGCGGTCGCCGACGCCATCGACCGGCGCCGGGTGCTGCTGGGCGGCTCGGTGCTGCTCTGGGTCTCGGTGCTCGGGCTGCTGGCGCAGGCCCTGCTGGGGGTCGGCAGCCCGGTGCTGCTGCTCGCGCTGGTGGCGCTGAGTTCCGTCTCGTTCGCGATCGCCGGTCCGGCCCGTGCGGCGCTCGTCGGCCGGCTGGTCCCGGCCGAACTGGTGCCGGCGGCCACCACGCTCAACTTCACCACCGCGATGGCCACCGCGGTCCTCGGGCCGCTGGCCGCCGGTCTGATCCTCGCCATCTGGGATCTCGGCATCGCGCTGCCGATCGCGTACGCCGTGGACGCCACGCTGCTCGCCGCCCTGGTCTGGGCGGCGGTGCGACTGCCCGCCATGCCGCCCGAGCCGGACCCGGACGGCGCGCCCCGGCAGGCCGGGCTGCGCAGCATCGTCGACGGCGTCCGTTACCTGGCCGGCAGCCCGGTGCTGCTGCTCTCCTTCGCCGTCGACCTGATCGCCATGGTGTTCGCCTTCCCCCGGGCCCTCTTTCCCGAGGTGGCGACCGAACGGTTCGGCGGCGGCGCGGCGGTGGGCTGGCTCTACAGCTCGATCGCGATCGGCTCGCTGCTCGCCGGTCTCGTCTCCGGCTGGATCGGCCGGGCTCGCCGGCAGGGGCTGGTGCTGGTGCTCTCCGTGGTGGGCTGGGGCCTCGCGGTGGCGCTGGCCGGGCTGGCCCGGCAGCTCTGGCTGGTGGTCGCGCTGCTGGTGCTGGCCGGTGCCGCCGACCTGGTCAGTTCGGTGGTCCGGCAGTCGCTGCTGATCGTCTACGCGCCGGACCGGATGCGTGGCCGCCTACAGGGCGTCAACACCGTCGTGGTGGCCGGCGGACCACGCCTCGGCGACCTGCGGGCCGGGGCGATGGCGGCCGGGTTCGGCAGCGGGGTGGCCTGGGTCGGTGGTGGCCTGGCGGCGGCGGCGCTCGCGGTGCTGCTCGCGGTCGCGTTCCCGGCGCTGCTGCGCTACCGC
- a CDS encoding citrate synthase 2, producing the protein MADFKPGLEGVVAFETEIAEPDREGGALRYRGVDIEDLIGQVSFGNVWALLVDGRFGPGLPPAEPFPVPVHSGDIRVDVQSAVAMLAPYWGLQQLLDISDRQAREDLARVSVTALSFVAQSARGLGLPAVPQKEIDKAETIVERFMKRWRGEPDPRHVKAVDAYFISAAEHGLNASTFTARIVASTGADAAACISSGIGALSGPLHGGAPSRVLSMLEAVERSGDAESYVKGVLDRGERLMGFGHRVYRAEDPRARVLRRTAKELGAPRFEVAEALEKAALAELQARRPDRVLATNVEFWSAVVLDFAEVPAHMFTSMFTCARMGGWSAHILEQKKLQRLVRPSARYVGHSPRKPHEVDGWDAVPHDV; encoded by the coding sequence ATGGCCGACTTCAAACCCGGACTTGAAGGTGTCGTAGCCTTCGAAACCGAGATCGCCGAGCCCGACCGCGAGGGCGGTGCGCTGCGCTATCGCGGCGTCGACATCGAGGATCTGATCGGCCAGGTCTCCTTCGGCAATGTCTGGGCACTGCTGGTCGACGGCCGGTTCGGCCCCGGCCTGCCCCCGGCGGAGCCGTTCCCGGTGCCGGTGCACTCCGGTGACATCCGGGTCGACGTGCAGTCCGCCGTCGCCATGCTCGCCCCGTACTGGGGATTGCAGCAGTTGCTGGACATCTCCGACCGGCAGGCCCGCGAGGACCTCGCCCGGGTGTCGGTCACCGCGCTCTCCTTCGTCGCCCAGTCCGCCCGTGGCCTCGGTCTGCCGGCCGTGCCGCAGAAGGAGATAGACAAGGCGGAGACGATCGTCGAGCGCTTCATGAAGCGGTGGCGGGGCGAACCCGACCCGCGGCACGTCAAGGCCGTCGACGCGTACTTCATCTCGGCCGCCGAGCACGGCCTGAACGCCTCGACCTTCACCGCCCGGATCGTCGCCTCCACCGGTGCGGACGCGGCCGCCTGCATCTCGTCCGGCATCGGCGCGCTCTCCGGCCCGCTGCACGGCGGTGCGCCGTCGCGGGTGCTGAGCATGCTGGAGGCGGTGGAGCGCAGCGGTGACGCGGAGAGCTACGTCAAGGGCGTGCTGGATCGGGGCGAGCGCCTGATGGGCTTCGGTCACCGGGTCTACCGGGCCGAGGACCCGCGCGCCCGGGTGCTCCGCCGCACCGCCAAGGAGCTGGGTGCCCCGCGCTTCGAGGTCGCCGAGGCACTGGAGAAGGCGGCGCTCGCCGAGTTGCAGGCCCGCCGGCCGGACCGGGTCCTCGCCACCAACGTCGAGTTCTGGTCCGCCGTGGTGCTCGACTTCGCCGAGGTGCCGGCGCACATGTTCACCTCCATGTTCACCTGCGCCCGGATGGGCGGTTGGAGCGCCCACATCCTGGAGCAGAAGAAGCTCCAGCGACTGGTCCGTCCCTCGGCCCGCTACGTGGGCCACTCACCGCGCAAGCCGCACGAGGTCGACGGCTGGGACGCCGTCCCGCACGACGTCTGA
- a CDS encoding MFS transporter: protein MQARLSTMFQSLQVRNYRLFASGQLVKLIGVWMMFIAQDWLVLELSHDSATALGVVVALQFTPVLLLTLLSGRLADRYDKRMLLFVANAFWTVLSLAMSVLVLTGLVQLWHVFVFAALLGVANAVETPVRQAFVSELVGTSLLPNALSLNAAVFNSARIVGPAVAGLAIAVFDVGPVFLVTALSSVAPLATVIRMRPAELHREPLPSRGERAAATVLDGLRYVGRRPDLLLPMVVMSVIGMSLFNFQLTLAALAKTVFNTGAASFGLFSTTLAAGALVGALAGTGRRSRPSVWLVLGAAIACAAFGTLVGLAPEYWMVLVLLPPTGFFTVYFAQAANQRVQLGTDAAFRGRVMALWVLVFLGTNPVGAPIIGWVAETFGAGASIWAGGLLSLTTALLALAWQLRRAGARLRFRILPMPRFYVTEV, encoded by the coding sequence GTGCAGGCGAGGCTGAGCACGATGTTCCAGTCCCTACAGGTCCGCAACTACCGGCTCTTCGCATCCGGGCAACTGGTCAAACTGATCGGTGTCTGGATGATGTTCATCGCCCAGGACTGGCTGGTCCTCGAGCTCTCCCATGATTCGGCCACCGCGCTCGGTGTGGTCGTCGCCCTCCAGTTCACCCCCGTCCTGCTGCTGACGCTGCTCTCCGGTCGGCTCGCCGACCGGTACGACAAGCGGATGCTCCTCTTCGTCGCCAACGCGTTCTGGACCGTGCTGTCGCTGGCCATGAGCGTGCTCGTGCTCACCGGCCTGGTCCAGCTCTGGCACGTCTTCGTCTTCGCCGCCCTGCTCGGCGTGGCCAACGCGGTGGAGACCCCGGTGCGGCAGGCGTTCGTCTCCGAACTGGTCGGCACGTCGCTGCTGCCCAACGCGCTCTCGCTCAACGCGGCCGTGTTCAACTCGGCCCGCATCGTCGGCCCGGCCGTCGCCGGCCTCGCCATCGCCGTCTTCGACGTCGGGCCGGTCTTCCTGGTCACCGCGCTCAGCTCGGTCGCGCCGCTGGCCACGGTGATCCGGATGCGGCCGGCCGAGCTGCACCGGGAGCCGCTGCCGTCGCGCGGCGAGCGGGCCGCGGCGACCGTGCTCGACGGGCTGCGCTACGTCGGCCGCCGGCCCGACCTGCTGCTGCCGATGGTGGTGATGTCGGTGATCGGGATGTCGCTGTTCAACTTCCAGCTCACCCTCGCCGCGCTGGCCAAGACCGTGTTCAACACCGGCGCGGCCTCGTTCGGCCTGTTCAGCACGACCCTCGCCGCCGGTGCGCTGGTCGGTGCGCTGGCCGGGACCGGGCGGCGCAGCCGTCCCTCGGTCTGGCTCGTGCTCGGTGCCGCGATCGCCTGCGCCGCCTTCGGCACGCTCGTGGGGCTGGCGCCCGAGTACTGGATGGTGCTGGTCCTGCTGCCACCGACCGGCTTCTTCACGGTCTACTTCGCCCAGGCGGCCAACCAACGCGTCCAGCTCGGCACCGACGCCGCGTTCCGGGGACGGGTGATGGCGCTGTGGGTGCTGGTGTTCCTGGGCACCAACCCGGTCGGCGCGCCGATCATCGGATGGGTCGCCGAGACCTTCGGCGCCGGCGCCAGCATCTGGGCCGGCGGTCTGCTCTCGCTCACCACCGCGCTGCTCGCGCTGGCCTGGCAACTGCGTCGGGCCGGGGCCCGGCTGAGGTTCCGGATCCTCCCGATGCCCCGCTTCTACGTCACGGAGGTGTGA
- the sepH gene encoding septation protein SepH, with the protein MRPVRFVALSEDGQALVLADEVGRLLALPIDERVAGVLDAEPGAPALAVAPTTADPVPSLSPRDIQARIRSGESAEDVARIAGVPVDRVLRYAGPVLQERAMLAQHARRTRLKGAEKPTPLAEVVNGRLAQHGIDTEKISWDAWRRDDGTWRIVATWPSGKATAQAVWDLDKTRQSVVPHDDMAQYLCAERPTPILGQEPAPERGGHALPGPSRGEPTRGGHGLPAPAEAGRAGRDPIRAGRDALLASLDRPLGPTSGRGLDSRSPAALAGGQDGPRQRAVTGGAAALLGGGQGSAFDDDVDAPKEVPAVPSLAVLRPRRTNAPAGGAAESNEPGGKPRKRLPSWDDVLFGTGPAARETS; encoded by the coding sequence ATGCGCCCAGTACGCTTCGTCGCCCTCTCCGAGGACGGCCAGGCCCTGGTGCTCGCCGACGAGGTCGGGCGGCTGCTCGCCCTGCCGATAGACGAGCGCGTCGCCGGGGTGCTGGACGCCGAGCCGGGCGCGCCCGCGCTCGCCGTGGCACCGACCACTGCCGACCCGGTGCCGTCCCTGTCCCCGCGGGACATCCAGGCCCGGATCCGCTCCGGCGAGTCCGCCGAGGACGTCGCCCGCATCGCCGGCGTTCCGGTCGACCGGGTGCTCCGCTATGCCGGTCCGGTGCTCCAGGAGCGGGCGATGCTCGCCCAGCACGCCCGGCGCACCCGGCTCAAGGGTGCCGAGAAGCCCACGCCGCTGGCCGAGGTGGTCAACGGTCGGCTCGCGCAGCACGGGATCGACACCGAGAAGATCTCCTGGGATGCGTGGCGCCGCGACGACGGCACCTGGCGGATCGTCGCCACCTGGCCGTCCGGCAAGGCCACCGCGCAGGCGGTCTGGGATCTGGACAAGACCCGGCAGTCCGTGGTCCCGCACGACGACATGGCGCAATATCTCTGCGCCGAGCGCCCGACGCCGATCCTCGGCCAGGAGCCGGCACCTGAGCGGGGCGGCCACGCCCTGCCCGGGCCGTCGCGCGGCGAGCCGACCCGCGGCGGGCACGGGCTGCCCGCGCCCGCCGAGGCGGGCCGGGCCGGCCGTGACCCGATCCGCGCCGGTCGCGACGCCCTGCTGGCCTCGCTCGATCGGCCGCTCGGCCCGACCTCGGGCCGCGGTCTCGATTCTCGCTCGCCGGCCGCACTGGCCGGCGGCCAGGACGGCCCTCGCCAGCGGGCGGTGACCGGTGGCGCCGCGGCGCTGCTCGGCGGCGGACAGGGATCGGCCTTCGACGACGACGTGGACGCGCCGAAGGAGGTCCCGGCCGTGCCTTCACTGGCGGTGCTGCGGCCGCGCCGCACGAACGCGCCGGCCGGTGGCGCCGCCGAGTCGAACGAGCCCGGCGGCAAGCCGCGCAAGCGCCTGCCCAGCTGGGACGATGTCCTTTTCGGCACCGGCCCGGCCGCCCGCGAGACCTCCTGA
- a CDS encoding NCS2 family permease: MAVAPPDNGTPPDASQPRNGFDRYFQISARGSTLSREVRGGLATFFTMAYIVVLNPLILGSAVDGDGNTLPIPAIAAATALIAGLMTILMGVVGRFPLAIAAGLGVNALVAYEIAPEMTWADAMGLVVIEGVIIAVLVLTGLRTAVFRSVPTQMKTAIGVGIGLFLTIIGLVDAGVVRRIPDDANTTVPVGLGIGGKLVSWPMLVFVVGLLVTLVLVVRRVKGAILVGILASTALAMVVEAFGNIGPSFVNGVPNPKGWSLNVPTLPSNPFDVPDLSLLGKFNVLDSWERAGWLVVLMFIFTLLITDFFDTMGTMVAVGQEGGMLDEQGTPPRTREILLVDSIAAASGGAASVSSNTSYIESAAGVAEGARTGVANLVTGVLFLLAMFLAPLVVVVPFEAASVALVVVGFLMMTAVRTIDWSDYEIAIPAFLTIVLMPFTYSISNGIGAGLIVYVVVKLAKGKSREIHPLLYAVAALFVVYFLRGPIEALLF, encoded by the coding sequence ATGGCAGTAGCGCCGCCCGACAACGGCACCCCACCCGACGCCAGCCAGCCGCGGAACGGCTTCGACCGGTACTTCCAGATCTCGGCCCGTGGCTCGACGCTGAGCCGCGAGGTACGCGGTGGCCTGGCCACCTTCTTCACGATGGCGTACATCGTGGTGCTCAACCCGCTCATCCTGGGCAGCGCCGTCGACGGTGACGGCAACACCCTGCCGATTCCCGCCATCGCGGCGGCCACCGCACTGATCGCCGGCCTGATGACCATCCTGATGGGCGTGGTCGGCCGGTTCCCGCTGGCGATCGCCGCCGGCCTCGGGGTCAACGCCCTGGTGGCGTACGAGATCGCGCCGGAGATGACCTGGGCCGACGCGATGGGTCTGGTGGTGATCGAGGGTGTGATCATCGCGGTGCTGGTGCTGACCGGGCTGCGGACCGCCGTGTTCCGCTCGGTGCCGACCCAGATGAAGACGGCGATCGGCGTCGGCATCGGTCTGTTCCTCACCATCATCGGCCTGGTCGACGCCGGCGTCGTCCGGCGGATCCCGGACGACGCGAACACCACCGTCCCGGTCGGGCTGGGCATCGGCGGCAAGCTGGTCAGCTGGCCGATGCTGGTCTTCGTGGTGGGTCTGCTGGTGACCCTGGTGCTGGTGGTGCGCCGGGTCAAGGGCGCCATCCTGGTCGGGATCCTGGCCTCCACGGCGTTGGCGATGGTGGTGGAGGCGTTCGGCAACATCGGCCCGTCCTTCGTCAACGGCGTGCCGAACCCGAAGGGCTGGTCGCTGAACGTCCCGACGCTGCCGAGCAATCCGTTCGACGTGCCGGACCTGTCGCTGCTCGGCAAGTTCAACGTGCTGGATTCGTGGGAGCGGGCCGGCTGGCTGGTCGTGCTGATGTTCATCTTCACCCTGCTGATCACCGACTTCTTCGACACGATGGGCACGATGGTGGCCGTCGGTCAGGAAGGCGGGATGCTCGACGAGCAGGGCACCCCGCCGCGTACCCGGGAGATCCTGCTGGTCGACTCGATCGCCGCGGCCAGCGGTGGCGCGGCCAGCGTCTCCAGCAACACGTCGTACATCGAGAGCGCCGCCGGTGTCGCGGAGGGCGCCCGCACGGGTGTGGCCAACCTGGTCACCGGCGTGCTGTTCCTGCTGGCCATGTTCCTGGCGCCGCTGGTGGTGGTGGTGCCGTTCGAGGCGGCGTCCGTCGCGTTGGTGGTGGTCGGCTTCCTGATGATGACCGCGGTGCGGACCATCGACTGGTCCGACTACGAGATCGCCATACCGGCCTTCCTCACCATCGTGCTCATGCCGTTCACCTACTCGATCTCCAACGGCATCGGTGCGGGCCTGATCGTGTACGTGGTGGTCAAGCTCGCCAAGGGTAAGTCCCGAGAGATCCACCCCTTGCTGTACGCGGTAGCGGCGCTGTTCGTGGTGTACTTCCTGCGCGGTCCGATCGAGGCGCTGCTGTTCTGA
- a CDS encoding DUF2530 domain-containing protein encodes MVPFALGGMAVWALAGLLLLLFRDRLVAAGHENWLWICLAGFLWGFPGLAVMLRHDANRRRRRAAG; translated from the coding sequence ATGGTGCCGTTCGCGCTCGGCGGAATGGCGGTCTGGGCGCTCGCCGGGCTGCTGCTACTGCTGTTCCGCGACCGGCTGGTCGCCGCCGGCCACGAAAACTGGCTCTGGATCTGCCTGGCCGGATTCCTGTGGGGCTTCCCCGGCCTGGCAGTGATGTTGCGGCACGACGCCAACCGGCGCCGCCGACGCGCCGCCGGCTGA
- a CDS encoding DUF3027 domain-containing protein has product MGNNGRVTRPASARAARLDQVCAVAVEVARAGITEVGPDDVGDHLQAVAEGDRLVTHYFECRLAGYRGWRWAVTVTRVPRSRTVTICETVLLPGPDALLAPGWLPWQERLKPGDLGPGDLLPTPSDDDRLQPGYVLSDDPAVEETAWELGLGRPRVMSREGRIETAQRWYDGEHGPSAPISTAAPVAARCGTCGFYLPLAGTLRQCFGVCGNFYAPDDGRAVSADHGCGAHSETLVEAETAVDEMPTVYDDSAVEPMSASRAAGSVEAGEPAEPYGRS; this is encoded by the coding sequence ATGGGGAACAATGGTCGGGTGACCAGGCCCGCCTCCGCCCGCGCCGCTCGTCTCGACCAGGTCTGCGCCGTCGCCGTCGAGGTGGCGCGCGCCGGCATCACCGAGGTGGGCCCCGACGACGTCGGCGACCACCTCCAGGCCGTTGCCGAAGGCGATCGCCTCGTAACCCACTACTTCGAGTGTCGGCTGGCCGGCTACCGCGGCTGGCGGTGGGCGGTCACCGTCACCCGGGTGCCGCGCAGCCGGACCGTGACGATCTGCGAGACCGTGCTGCTGCCCGGGCCGGACGCGCTCCTCGCGCCGGGCTGGCTGCCCTGGCAGGAGCGCCTCAAGCCGGGCGACCTCGGCCCCGGTGACCTGCTGCCGACGCCCTCGGACGACGATCGGCTCCAACCCGGCTACGTCCTCTCCGACGACCCGGCGGTCGAGGAGACCGCCTGGGAGTTGGGGCTCGGTCGGCCGCGGGTGATGTCGCGGGAGGGGCGGATCGAGACGGCCCAGCGTTGGTACGACGGTGAGCACGGCCCGTCGGCGCCGATCTCGACCGCCGCGCCGGTCGCCGCCCGCTGCGGCACCTGTGGCTTCTACCTACCGCTCGCTGGCACCCTGCGGCAGTGCTTCGGCGTGTGCGGCAACTTCTACGCCCCCGACGACGGCCGGGCGGTGAGCGCCGACCATGGCTGCGGCGCCCACTCGGAGACGTTGGTCGAGGCCGAGACGGCGGTGGACGAGATGCCCACCGTCTACGACGACAGCGCGGTGGAGCCGATGTCGGCCAGCCGGGCGGCCGGGTCCGTCGAGGCGGGTGAGCCGGCAGAGCCGTACGGCCGCTCCTGA
- a CDS encoding MFS transporter translates to MPLFSRSGRSLLGRTVGTGVRATRLLVRGSLSGGRWVTRSAVRARARGAGGETGMVRLFDLHAVSCAGDTLIAIGLAGTIFFNVPLGEARSKVALYLLVTMVPFAMLAPVVGPLLDHFRHGRRYALATTMLGRAFLAWLISDYIHGFGLYPAAFGVLALSRSYGVARSAAVPRLLPEGLGLSQVGARASVYGTVAGALVAPIGLAAFWFGPQWPLRVASVIFLIGMVISLRLPPRADSEPPERVPRPLRALRHDAGERPLGRGRPAGRLVISTLIGAATLRAVYGFLLLFLAFTIKAGELTTVVFGRDLGDEGALGLVGGALAVGTFLATAIGTRLRIHRPAALQSSGMIIVAGVGVLTVLSFSLPMVALLCVVAAMMSGIAKLTVDASIQERIPERLRASSFAHSETVLMLAFVAGGGLGLVPFDGRLGIAVAAGVGTLAAARALVTARRLRAERLRGRPLTDDELTAEEQAARDQAAEERDDRDRGPADAPTSPAPFHGGPPSEEPGLAPPGFHIYRPSSAVTGPGGGDDETRRSSPGSMT, encoded by the coding sequence ATGCCGCTGTTCTCCCGCTCCGGGCGGTCCCTCCTCGGGCGGACCGTCGGCACCGGTGTCCGTGCCACCCGCCTGCTGGTGCGCGGCTCGCTCAGCGGTGGCCGCTGGGTGACCCGCAGTGCCGTCCGGGCGCGAGCCCGGGGCGCCGGCGGTGAGACCGGCATGGTCCGCCTGTTCGACCTGCATGCGGTCTCCTGCGCCGGCGACACGCTGATCGCCATCGGCCTGGCCGGGACGATCTTCTTCAACGTGCCGCTCGGCGAGGCCCGCAGCAAGGTGGCGCTCTACCTGCTGGTGACCATGGTGCCGTTCGCCATGCTCGCCCCGGTGGTCGGGCCGCTACTCGACCACTTCCGGCACGGCCGCCGGTACGCTCTCGCCACGACCATGCTGGGCCGGGCGTTCCTGGCCTGGCTGATCTCCGACTACATCCACGGCTTCGGGCTCTATCCGGCGGCCTTCGGCGTGCTGGCGCTCTCCCGGTCGTACGGGGTGGCCCGCTCGGCGGCCGTGCCCCGCCTGCTGCCGGAGGGTCTCGGCCTGTCCCAGGTCGGCGCCAGAGCCAGCGTGTACGGCACGGTCGCCGGGGCACTGGTCGCCCCGATCGGCCTGGCCGCGTTCTGGTTCGGCCCGCAGTGGCCGCTACGGGTCGCCTCGGTGATCTTCCTGATCGGCATGGTGATCTCCCTCCGGCTGCCGCCCAGGGCCGACTCCGAACCACCGGAACGGGTCCCGCGGCCGTTGCGGGCGCTGCGGCACGACGCGGGCGAGCGGCCACTCGGCCGGGGCCGGCCGGCCGGCCGGTTGGTGATCTCGACGCTGATCGGCGCGGCCACCCTGCGCGCGGTCTACGGCTTCCTGCTGCTCTTCCTGGCGTTCACCATCAAGGCAGGCGAGCTGACCACGGTGGTGTTCGGGCGTGACCTGGGTGACGAGGGGGCACTCGGCCTGGTCGGCGGCGCGCTGGCCGTAGGCACCTTCCTGGCCACCGCGATCGGCACCCGGCTACGCATCCACCGGCCGGCCGCCCTCCAGTCCAGCGGCATGATCATCGTAGCCGGGGTGGGCGTGCTCACCGTGCTGAGCTTCTCCCTGCCGATGGTCGCCCTGCTCTGTGTGGTCGCGGCCATGATGAGCGGCATCGCCAAGCTCACCGTGGACGCGTCGATCCAGGAGCGCATCCCGGAACGGCTGCGAGCAAGCTCCTTCGCCCACTCCGAGACGGTGCTGATGCTGGCGTTCGTGGCCGGCGGCGGGCTGGGGCTCGTACCCTTCGACGGCCGGCTCGGCATCGCCGTCGCCGCCGGTGTCGGCACGTTGGCCGCCGCCCGTGCCCTGGTGACGGCCCGGCGGCTGCGGGCCGAACGGCTGCGTGGACGGCCGCTGACCGACGACGAGCTGACCGCCGAGGAGCAGGCGGCTCGCGATCAGGCCGCCGAGGAACGGGACGACCGCGACCGGGGGCCCGCCGACGCCCCCACCTCTCCGGCGCCCTTCCACGGCGGCCCGCCGTCCGAAGAGCCGGGCCTCGCGCCACCGGGCTTCCACATCTACCGCCCCTCGTCGGCGGTCACCGGTCCCGGTGGCGGCGACGACGAGACGCGGCGGAGTTCTCCGGGATCGATGACGTGA